Proteins encoded together in one Mycobacterium simiae window:
- the qcrA gene encoding cytochrome bc1 complex Rieske iron-sulfur subunit, with the protein MSVGSDTDKGTGSPNEPDDDALAAMSTQELLELGGKMDGVETVFKESRWPVEGTKAEKRAERGVALWLLLGGGFGLALLLIFLFWPWEYKPEGDPGNLLYSLTTPLYGLTFGMSILSIAIGAILYQKRFIPEEISIQQRHDGASREIDRKTVVANLTDAFQTSTIGRRKLVGASLGLGLGAFGLGTLVAFAGGLIKNPWKPVVPTADGMKAALWTSGWTPRYHGETIYLARATGSHTGAPFVKMRPEDIDAGGMETVFPWRESDGDGTTVESKEKLTAIQMGVRNPVMLIRIRPTDMPRMVKRQGQESFNFGQLFAYTKVCSHLGCPASLYEEQTYRILCPCHQSQFDALHFAKPIFGPAARALAQLPITIDSDGYLVANGDFIEPVGPAFWERTTS; encoded by the coding sequence ATGAGCGTCGGCTCAGACACTGACAAGGGCACCGGCTCTCCCAACGAGCCCGACGACGACGCCCTGGCCGCAATGTCCACCCAAGAGCTGCTCGAGCTGGGCGGCAAGATGGACGGCGTCGAGACCGTCTTCAAGGAGTCTCGCTGGCCGGTCGAGGGCACCAAGGCCGAAAAGCGCGCCGAGCGCGGCGTGGCGCTCTGGCTTTTGCTGGGCGGAGGCTTCGGACTGGCGCTGCTGCTGATCTTCTTGTTCTGGCCGTGGGAGTACAAGCCGGAGGGCGACCCGGGCAACCTGCTCTACTCGTTGACCACCCCGCTGTACGGCCTGACCTTCGGCATGTCCATCCTGTCGATCGCGATCGGTGCGATTCTCTACCAGAAACGCTTTATCCCGGAAGAGATTTCGATCCAGCAGCGCCATGACGGGGCGTCCCGCGAGATCGACCGCAAGACGGTCGTGGCCAACCTGACGGACGCCTTCCAGACATCGACGATCGGGCGCCGCAAGCTGGTCGGGGCGTCCCTGGGGCTGGGTCTGGGCGCGTTCGGCCTGGGCACCTTGGTCGCGTTTGCCGGCGGCCTGATCAAGAACCCGTGGAAACCCGTCGTCCCCACCGCCGACGGCATGAAGGCCGCGCTGTGGACGTCCGGCTGGACCCCGCGCTACCACGGCGAGACGATCTATTTGGCACGCGCGACCGGTTCCCACACCGGGGCGCCGTTCGTCAAGATGCGCCCGGAGGACATCGACGCCGGCGGCATGGAGACGGTCTTCCCGTGGCGCGAGTCCGACGGCGACGGCACCACGGTGGAATCAAAGGAGAAGCTGACCGCCATCCAGATGGGTGTCCGCAACCCGGTCATGCTCATCCGAATCCGGCCCACCGACATGCCGCGCATGGTCAAGCGGCAGGGGCAAGAGAGCTTCAACTTCGGCCAGTTGTTCGCCTACACCAAGGTCTGCTCGCACCTGGGCTGCCCGGCCTCGCTGTACGAAGAGCAGACCTACCGGATTCTGTGCCCGTGCCACCAATCCCAGTTCGACGCGCTGCATTTCGCTAAGCCGATCTTCGGTCCGGCGGCTCGCGCGCTGGCGCAGCTGCCCATCACCATTGACTCAGACGGGTATCTGGTCGCCAATGGCGACTTCATCGAGCCCGTTGGCCCCGCATTCTGGGAGAGGACGACATCATGA
- the qcrC gene encoding cytochrome bc1 complex diheme cytochrome c subunit has protein sequence MKNLGFVRSRGRKPHSQPPNPSSSRSRRRLRRRLTGGLLLMIALTISGGVAAVLTPTPQVAVADESSSALLRNGKQLFETSCVSCHGANLQGVPDHGPSLIGVGEAAIYFQVSSGRMPAMRGEAQAPRKEPIFDEAQIDAIGAYVQANGGGPTVVRNPDGSIAMQSLRGTDLGRGGDLFRLNCASCHNFTGRGGALSSGKFAPQLEPANEQQILTAMLTGPQNMPKFSNDQLSFEAKKDIIGYVKNVTEERSPGGYGLGGFGPAPEGMAAWIIGMVAAIALALWIGARA, from the coding sequence TTGAAGAACCTGGGATTCGTCCGATCCCGCGGCCGCAAGCCGCACAGCCAGCCGCCGAACCCGTCGAGCAGCCGCTCGCGGCGGCGGCTTCGGCGCCGGCTGACCGGCGGCCTGCTGCTGATGATCGCGCTGACCATCTCCGGCGGGGTGGCTGCCGTGTTGACTCCCACGCCTCAGGTGGCGGTGGCTGACGAGTCGTCCTCGGCGCTACTGCGTAACGGCAAGCAGCTGTTCGAGACGTCGTGCGTGTCCTGCCACGGCGCCAATCTGCAGGGCGTCCCCGACCACGGCCCGAGCCTGATCGGCGTCGGCGAGGCGGCGATCTACTTCCAGGTGTCCAGTGGCCGGATGCCGGCGATGCGCGGCGAGGCCCAGGCCCCGCGCAAGGAGCCCATCTTCGACGAGGCCCAGATCGACGCGATCGGCGCCTACGTGCAGGCCAACGGCGGTGGGCCCACGGTCGTGCGCAACCCCGACGGCAGCATCGCGATGCAATCGCTGCGCGGCACCGACCTGGGCCGCGGCGGCGATTTGTTCCGGCTGAACTGCGCGTCCTGCCACAACTTCACCGGCCGGGGTGGGGCGCTGTCGTCCGGAAAGTTCGCACCGCAGCTGGAGCCGGCTAATGAGCAGCAGATCCTCACCGCGATGCTGACCGGTCCGCAGAACATGCCCAAGTTCTCCAACGACCAACTCTCGTTCGAAGCCAAGAAGGACATCATCGGCTACGTCAAGAACGTCACCGAGGAACGTTCGCCGGGCGGCTATGGCCTGGGCGGGTTCGGGCCCGCCCCTGAGGGTATGGCCGCCTGGATCATCGGGATGGTTGCCGCCATCGCGCTGGCACTGTGGATTGGGGCGCGAGCATGA
- the ctaE gene encoding aa3-type cytochrome oxidase subunit III yields the protein MTSAVGTSGTAITSRVHSLNRPNMVSVGTIVWLSSELMFFAGLFAFYFTARAQAGGSWPPPPTELNLYQAVPVTLVLIASSFTCQMGVFAAERGDVFGLRRWYVITFLMGLFFILGQGYEYYHLATHGTTIHGSAYGSVFYLATGFHGLHVTGGLIAFIFLLARTGMSKFTPAQATASIVVSYYWHFVDIVWIALFTVIYFIR from the coding sequence GTGACGAGTGCTGTAGGGACCTCGGGGACTGCGATCACGTCTCGGGTGCATTCGCTGAATCGGCCCAACATGGTCAGTGTCGGCACCATCGTGTGGCTTTCCAGCGAGCTGATGTTCTTTGCCGGCCTGTTCGCGTTCTATTTCACGGCGCGCGCGCAGGCGGGCGGGAGTTGGCCGCCGCCCCCGACCGAGCTGAATCTGTACCAGGCCGTGCCGGTGACGCTGGTGTTGATCGCGTCGTCGTTCACCTGCCAGATGGGGGTATTCGCCGCCGAGCGCGGCGACGTGTTCGGCCTGCGCCGCTGGTATGTGATCACCTTCCTGATGGGGCTGTTCTTCATCCTCGGACAGGGCTACGAGTACTACCACCTGGCCACCCACGGAACGACCATCCACGGCAGCGCCTACGGCAGCGTCTTCTATCTCGCGACGGGCTTCCACGGGCTGCACGTGACGGGGGGGTTGATCGCCTTCATCTTCCTGCTGGCCCGCACCGGCATGAGCAAGTTCACCCCGGCGCAGGCGACGGCCAGCATCGTCGTCTCCTACTACTGGCATTTCGTCGACATCGTGTGGATCGCGCTGTTCACCGTGATCTATTTCATTCGATGA
- the trpD gene encoding anthranilate phosphoribosyltransferase — MSPEVPSPRAFSAAIAGGGSTWPQLLGRLTDGHNLARGQAAWAMEEIMTGNARPAQIAAFAVAMKMKVPTAAEVSELAEVMLSHAIPVPGDTRDAVDIVGTGGDGINTVNLSTMAAIVVAAAGVPVVKHGNRAASSLSGGADTLEALGVRIDLGPDQVARSLAEVGIGFCFAPAFHPSYRHASAVRREIGIPTVFNLLGPLTNPARPRAGLIGCAFANLAEVMAGVFAARRASVLVVHGDDGLDELTTTTTSTIWRVQAGTVDKLTFDPAGFGFARAELDQLVGGDAQFNADEAWAVLGGAQGPVRDAVVLNAAGAMVAHAGLSSRAEWLPAWEDGLARAAAAIDSGAAEQLLARWARFSQQV, encoded by the coding sequence CTGTCACCTGAAGTTCCGTCGCCGCGGGCGTTTTCTGCCGCCATCGCTGGGGGCGGCTCGACCTGGCCGCAACTTTTGGGCCGATTGACCGACGGCCACAACCTGGCACGCGGGCAGGCCGCGTGGGCGATGGAGGAGATCATGACCGGCAACGCACGGCCGGCCCAGATCGCCGCGTTCGCGGTCGCGATGAAGATGAAGGTGCCGACCGCTGCCGAGGTCAGCGAGCTGGCCGAGGTGATGCTCAGTCACGCCATCCCGGTCCCCGGCGATACTCGAGACGCCGTCGACATCGTCGGGACCGGCGGCGACGGGATCAACACCGTCAACCTGTCCACGATGGCCGCGATCGTGGTCGCCGCCGCCGGGGTGCCCGTGGTCAAGCACGGCAACCGCGCGGCCTCTTCGTTGTCCGGCGGCGCCGACACCCTTGAAGCGCTCGGCGTGCGTATCGATCTCGGCCCCGATCAGGTCGCCCGCAGTCTGGCCGAAGTGGGGATCGGGTTCTGCTTCGCCCCGGCGTTCCATCCGTCCTACCGACACGCCTCGGCGGTGCGCCGCGAGATCGGGATACCGACGGTCTTCAATCTCCTTGGGCCGCTAACCAATCCGGCCCGGCCGCGGGCCGGATTGATCGGCTGCGCGTTCGCCAACCTCGCCGAGGTGATGGCCGGGGTGTTCGCCGCGCGGCGCGCCAGCGTGCTGGTGGTGCACGGCGACGACGGTCTCGACGAATTGACCACGACCACCACCAGCACCATCTGGCGGGTGCAGGCCGGCACGGTCGACAAGCTGACGTTCGACCCCGCGGGGTTCGGGTTCGCCCGCGCCGAGCTGGATCAGCTGGTGGGCGGCGACGCCCAGTTCAACGCCGACGAGGCGTGGGCGGTGCTGGGCGGCGCCCAGGGCCCGGTGCGCGACGCCGTGGTGCTCAATGCCGCCGGCGCGATGGTCGCGCACGCCGGGCTATCCAGCCGCGCTGAATGGTTGCCGGCGTGGGAGGACGGGCTGGCGCGCGCCGCCGCGGCCATCGACTCCGGCGCCGCCGAACAACTGCTCGCACGTTGGGCGCGGTTCAGCCAGCAGGTGTGA
- the ripC gene encoding peptidoglycan hydrolase RipC — MLASFTVLAGICAANVANVAADPAEDAVAKLNELSRQAEQTTEAMHSAQLDLNAKLAAAQAADKKHAQDQAAVDQARARLATFQTAVNKLAAATYMGGRVDGMEAMLTAQSPQGLIDKMAVQRVMATQMRTQMTDFRLAGEQAAKAERESAKSAADAKSAAEQAAAVRASLQSKQSQLQVQIAVVKSQYVALSPQQRTALADPGPIPAAAPPPGAPGPDALPPGAPPAGAPAPGDGPFPGGFPGMAPGGPGGGGDRANVVQAALSQVGTPYSWGGAAPGGFDCSGLVMWAFQQAGISLPHSSQAQANGGQPVALSDLQPGDVVTFYSDASHSGIYVGDGMVIHSSTYGVPVRVVPMNAAGPIHDARRY, encoded by the coding sequence ATGCTGGCAAGCTTCACGGTTTTGGCGGGCATCTGCGCCGCCAATGTCGCCAATGTGGCAGCCGATCCGGCCGAAGATGCGGTCGCGAAACTCAACGAACTATCGCGGCAGGCGGAGCAGACCACCGAAGCCATGCACAGCGCGCAGCTTGACCTCAACGCCAAGCTCGCCGCTGCGCAGGCGGCCGATAAGAAGCACGCGCAGGACCAGGCCGCGGTCGACCAGGCCCGGGCGCGGCTGGCCACCTTCCAGACCGCAGTCAACAAGCTTGCGGCCGCCACCTACATGGGTGGGCGGGTCGACGGCATGGAGGCCATGCTGACCGCGCAGTCGCCACAGGGCCTGATCGACAAGATGGCCGTGCAGCGGGTGATGGCGACGCAAATGCGGACGCAGATGACCGATTTCCGGCTCGCCGGCGAGCAAGCCGCCAAGGCCGAGCGGGAATCCGCCAAGTCCGCCGCCGACGCCAAGAGCGCGGCCGAACAGGCCGCCGCGGTGCGGGCCAGCCTGCAGTCCAAGCAGAGCCAGTTGCAGGTCCAGATCGCGGTGGTGAAGTCGCAGTACGTGGCCCTGTCACCGCAGCAGCGCACCGCGCTGGCCGACCCGGGTCCGATCCCCGCCGCGGCCCCGCCGCCGGGTGCCCCCGGGCCGGACGCGTTGCCGCCCGGCGCCCCGCCGGCCGGTGCCCCCGCGCCCGGTGATGGCCCGTTCCCCGGTGGCTTTCCCGGCATGGCTCCAGGCGGACCGGGTGGCGGCGGTGACCGTGCCAACGTCGTGCAAGCGGCGCTGAGCCAGGTCGGGACGCCGTACTCGTGGGGTGGCGCCGCACCAGGCGGGTTCGACTGCTCGGGCTTGGTGATGTGGGCGTTCCAGCAGGCAGGCATCTCGCTACCGCACTCCAGCCAGGCGCAGGCCAACGGCGGTCAGCCGGTCGCGCTGTCGGACCTGCAGCCCGGCGACGTGGTGACCTTCTATTCCGACGCCTCACATAGCGGCATCTATGTCGGTGACGGCATGGTGATCCATTCCTCGACGTATGGCGTGCCGGTGCGGGTGGTGCCGATGAATGCCGCCGGCCCGATCCACGACGCCCGCCGTTACTGA
- the pimB gene encoding GDP-mannose-dependent alpha-(1-6)-phosphatidylinositol monomannoside mannosyltransferase has protein sequence MNRVLLVTNDFPPRRGGIQSYLRDFVARLVDTKRHSVLVYAPQWKGADAFDAATAGYRVVRHPGTLMVPGPAVDSRMRRLIGEHGIDTVWFGAAAPLALLAARARHAGATRVLASTHGHEVGWSMLPVARQVLRRIGNDTDVVTFVSRYTRSRVATAFGPAAALEYLPSGVDTDRFRPDPAGRGELRKRYGLGERPTVVCLSRLVPRKGQDILIRSLPSIRKHVAGAALVIVGNGPYLDSLRKLARDAGVADHVIFTGGVPSGELPAHYALADVFAMPCRTRGAGMDVEGLGIVFLEASATGVPVVAGDSGGAPEAVQHNKTGLVVDGHSVAEVAAAITELLTDRARAAAMGAAGREWVTAQWRWDILAARLGELLTPA, from the coding sequence GTGAACCGGGTTCTGCTGGTAACCAACGACTTTCCGCCGCGACGCGGCGGCATCCAGTCGTACCTGCGGGACTTCGTCGCCCGCTTGGTCGACACCAAAAGGCATTCGGTGCTGGTCTACGCCCCGCAGTGGAAAGGTGCCGACGCCTTCGACGCCGCCACGGCCGGCTACCGCGTGGTGCGTCATCCCGGCACGCTGATGGTGCCGGGGCCCGCTGTCGACTCCCGGATGCGCCGGCTGATCGGCGAGCACGGCATCGACACCGTGTGGTTTGGCGCGGCGGCGCCGCTGGCGCTGCTGGCCGCACGTGCCCGGCACGCCGGCGCTACCCGGGTGCTGGCCAGCACGCACGGCCACGAAGTGGGCTGGTCGATGCTGCCGGTCGCCCGACAAGTGTTGCGCCGCATCGGCAATGACACCGACGTCGTGACATTCGTCAGCCGCTACACCCGGTCACGGGTAGCGACGGCATTCGGGCCCGCGGCGGCGCTGGAGTACCTGCCGTCGGGCGTCGACACCGACCGATTCCGGCCCGACCCCGCCGGTCGCGGTGAGCTGCGCAAGCGTTACGGGCTGGGGGAGCGGCCCACCGTGGTGTGCCTGTCCCGGCTCGTGCCGCGCAAGGGCCAGGACATCCTGATCAGGTCGCTACCGTCGATCCGGAAGCACGTGGCGGGGGCCGCGCTGGTGATCGTCGGCAACGGGCCCTATCTGGACTCGCTGCGCAAGCTCGCGCGGGACGCCGGGGTGGCCGACCACGTGATTTTCACCGGCGGGGTGCCTTCCGGCGAACTGCCCGCCCACTACGCACTGGCCGACGTGTTCGCGATGCCGTGCCGCACCCGCGGCGCCGGGATGGACGTCGAGGGCCTGGGCATCGTCTTCCTGGAAGCCTCGGCGACCGGTGTGCCGGTGGTCGCCGGTGACTCGGGTGGAGCCCCAGAAGCCGTGCAGCACAACAAAACCGGACTCGTCGTCGACGGTCATTCGGTGGCCGAGGTGGCTGCGGCCATCACCGAGTTGCTGACCGACCGCGCCCGGGCCGCGGCGATGGGCGCGGCCGGACGCGAATGGGTGACCGCGCAGTGGCGCTGGGACATTCTGGCCGCCCGGCTGGGCGAGTTGCTGACACCGGCGTGA
- a CDS encoding AMP-dependent synthetase/ligase, which translates to MREYSVPARFTVGEQENIAAMVFEHERDDPGLVIYQRLVDGVWCDVTCAEAAEQIRSAALGLISLGVQAGDRVSIFSATRYEWAIFDLAILAVGGVTVPIYETSSAEQVRWVLQDSASVVAFAETDAHAAIITELTGELPALRRVLHIDGSGPKALDQLVEAGAAVDPAELAARQSALRSADAATLIYTSGTTGRPKGCQLTHANLLYETKGAKECLPTLLNEGQRLLIFLPLAHVLARALTLSAFANKVTVGFTSDIKNLLPMFAEFKPTVVVSVPRVFEKVFNTAEQNAANDGKGPIFARAVQTAVDWSEAHDRGGPGLLLRAKHALFDRLVYHKLRAALGGDCHASVSGGAPLGKRLGHFYRGVGLTIHEGYGLTETTSAITVNQVGRVKIGTVGTLLPGNSMRIAEDGELLVRGGVVFSGYWRNEQATAEAFADGWFKTGDLGSLDEDGFLKITGRKKEIIVTAGGKNVAPAVLEDQLRAHPLISQALVVGDAKPFVGALITIDPEAFESWKQRNSKPAGLPVGDLATDPDLVAEIDAAVKQANLAVSHAESIRKFRILPVDFTEDTGELTPTMKVKRNVVAEKFASDIEAIYAKA; encoded by the coding sequence GTGCGTGAGTACAGCGTTCCCGCCCGCTTCACCGTCGGCGAGCAGGAGAACATCGCGGCCATGGTCTTTGAGCACGAGCGCGACGATCCCGGCCTGGTCATCTACCAACGCCTGGTCGACGGCGTGTGGTGCGACGTCACGTGCGCCGAGGCCGCCGAGCAGATTCGTTCGGCGGCGTTGGGTCTGATTTCCCTGGGTGTGCAGGCCGGTGACCGGGTGTCCATCTTCTCCGCCACCCGCTACGAGTGGGCGATCTTCGACCTCGCCATCCTGGCCGTTGGCGGCGTCACCGTCCCGATCTACGAGACCTCGTCGGCCGAGCAGGTGCGCTGGGTGCTGCAGGATTCGGCATCAGTCGTGGCGTTCGCCGAGACCGATGCCCACGCCGCGATCATCACCGAGCTCACCGGCGAGCTTCCGGCGCTGCGCCGGGTGCTGCACATCGACGGGTCCGGCCCCAAGGCGCTCGACCAGCTCGTCGAGGCGGGCGCGGCGGTGGACCCGGCCGAGTTGGCCGCCCGGCAAAGCGCGCTGCGCTCCGCGGACGCGGCGACGCTGATCTACACGTCCGGAACCACCGGGCGTCCCAAGGGATGTCAACTGACGCACGCCAACCTGCTCTACGAAACCAAGGGCGCCAAGGAATGCCTGCCCACGCTGCTCAACGAGGGGCAGCGGCTGTTGATCTTCTTGCCGCTGGCCCATGTGCTGGCCCGTGCGCTGACGTTGTCGGCATTCGCCAACAAGGTGACCGTCGGCTTCACCAGCGACATCAAGAATCTGTTGCCGATGTTCGCCGAGTTCAAGCCGACGGTCGTGGTGTCGGTGCCGCGGGTCTTCGAGAAGGTCTTCAACACGGCCGAGCAGAACGCCGCCAATGACGGCAAGGGGCCGATCTTTGCCCGCGCCGTGCAGACCGCGGTGGACTGGAGCGAGGCGCACGACCGCGGCGGTCCCGGGCTGTTGCTGCGCGCCAAGCACGCGCTGTTCGATCGGCTGGTCTACCACAAGCTGCGGGCAGCCCTGGGCGGCGACTGTCACGCCTCGGTCTCCGGCGGCGCGCCGCTGGGCAAGCGGTTGGGACACTTCTACCGGGGTGTGGGTTTGACCATCCACGAGGGCTACGGCCTGACCGAGACCACTTCCGCCATCACGGTCAACCAGGTGGGTCGGGTCAAGATCGGGACCGTCGGCACGCTCTTGCCGGGCAACAGCATGCGCATCGCCGAGGACGGTGAGCTGTTGGTACGCGGCGGCGTGGTGTTCAGCGGGTATTGGCGCAACGAGCAGGCCACGGCCGAAGCGTTCGCCGACGGCTGGTTCAAGACCGGCGACCTCGGCTCGTTGGACGAGGATGGCTTTTTGAAGATCACCGGCCGCAAGAAGGAAATCATCGTCACCGCCGGCGGCAAAAACGTCGCGCCCGCCGTGCTGGAGGACCAGCTACGGGCGCATCCGTTGATCAGTCAGGCGTTGGTGGTCGGGGACGCCAAACCCTTTGTCGGCGCGCTGATCACGATCGACCCCGAAGCGTTCGAGAGTTGGAAGCAACGCAACAGCAAGCCCGCGGGCTTGCCGGTGGGTGATCTGGCTACCGACCCGGATCTGGTCGCCGAGATCGACGCCGCGGTCAAGCAGGCCAACCTGGCGGTGTCGCATGCCGAATCCATCCGCAAGTTCCGCATCCTGCCGGTCGATTTCACCGAGGACACCGGTGAGCTGACGCCGACGATGAAGGTCAAGCGCAACGTGGTCGCCGAGAAGTTCGCCTCCGACATCGAAGCGATCTACGCCAAGGCTTAG